The Pseudobdellovibrionaceae bacterium sequence TAGCTTAGCGTTTTATCTATTTTGTAAACCAAGACTGCTGCCAAAGGGGCTAGCAAAGACTGTATCACCCACGAGTGAGTCCATGTTCGGTGTAACAAGGCGTGTTCTAAGTCGTTAATGGCTGGAAAAAAAATATCTAGATCTGGAAGGGTCGCAAAAAACGCTGCCCATAATATTAGTCGGCGATGTTTTTTTGCCTTAGTGGCAATAACGGCAACACTAGCCCCTAATACAATCTGAGATAAAGAGTCCATGCAAAAAAATGTATCATACCAAAACACTTTTAAGTATGCTTTTTGCATCTTTTTTTATATGAAAAAAATAATCTCACTTTCTGTGCTTTTGCAGCTGGCTTTGTACAATGTGGCTTTTTCTGCCACCACCGTGCTTTCCGCTAAAAAAGCGTCTTTTACAAAAAAACAAAATGGCTTTTCTACGCTAATAAATCCATCTTTAGAAGAAGGTGTAAAAAAACCAAAAAATCCGATAAACTTATCTCTTTTGCCCTTTTTATATAAAAATGCCGAGCCCACTGACAGCATGGGGCCAGAGTTAAAAGTATTTAATCATGCGGATTATGTAGTTGTTTCCATAAACGGCGCTATTCATAAAAATTTACATACAGATATAGATTTTTGGCTAAAGAAGTATGACAAGAACAATGACAAAGCTTTATTTTTTTTAATCAACAGCCCCGGAGGCTATGTCTTTCCCGTTCTAGAAATGCAAAAAAATATAGATACTCGTCGGCTAACAACCATCGTCACAGGTAAGGCACTTTCTGCGGCGGTCGGTCTTTTTTTATTAGGAAAACAAAAAGTAATGTTTCGCTCTACCAAGATAGGCTTTCATGCATCTAGTCTTGGCGAAGAACAGTTATCTACAAAAAAAAGTTTTGCTTCTAATAAATTTTTTTTATCTCATTATGAAAACACACAAAATAAAAATAAGTGGTTTAATTTTTTGCTAAGCGTATATCATGCAGGTGCTTTTAAATCATTTAAAATGATCCGTTATACGGCAGAACAATTATTAGAAAAAAATTTAATTCAAAGGCTTTCTACATTTAACATTATTGTTGATAAATCTTGGGCAAAGCCTAAAAGCACACACCTAAGTTGTAAAAATCTTTTTCTTTAATTTTTGTTATTACAAGGCAGAGTTTTGCAAAATTTCTTCTTTAAACTTACCTAAAGACAGTTTTTTCTTATAGGTAGACAAAGGAGATCGTAAAATGCGGATAGCTCTAACCCCCGCCTCTTTAGCGCTGGTGATATCCGAGTCTGCATCTCCATAAAATATTTTTACATTTAGCTTTTTAATAATGGGTGCTTTAGTTTTTCTATTAGAAAAATATAATAATTTTTTTAAAGGCACTTTAAAATGTTTAGCCAGTATTAAAGATAAGCGTTCTTTTTTAGAGGGAGGCCTTGCGGTAATAAAGTAAATTTTATCTCCCCTTTTTTTGTGTAAGCCAATTAGTTTATAAGCAATTTTTTTAGGTATGCTAAATTGATCAAAACTAAAATTCATGTCTTTCCAAAACTGTTTACTTCTTCTCTGTGCTTTTACAGTTTTTCCATATTTATTACTATTTTTTGGGCCATCTATATTATTTTCGCGATAAAAAAACCCAGGGCTAGAAAAAAAAACCGTGTCATCTACATCAAAGCCCACTGTAATTGGCAACTTTGGTAAACTGTTTTTTAAT is a genomic window containing:
- a CDS encoding metal-dependent hydrolase → MQKAYLKVFWYDTFFCMDSLSQIVLGASVAVIATKAKKHRRLILWAAFFATLPDLDIFFPAINDLEHALLHRTWTHSWVIQSLLAPLAAVLVYKIDKTLSYLRWWFVIWLLWVTHSALDVCTVYGTHLFWPLGGGPLFLGSVFIVDPLYTLPFLLTMVLAFFAKQKNAYRWATLG
- the aphA gene encoding acid phosphatase AphA, which gives rise to MRFLIALFFGFCFLSVSYIAVADNKPIILKAAAKKKASHYLNLRWISFKQLKNSLPKLPITVGFDVDDTVFFSSPGFFYRENNIDGPKNSNKYGKTVKAQRRSKQFWKDMNFSFDQFSIPKKIAYKLIGLHKKRGDKIYFITARPPSKKERLSLILAKHFKVPLKKLLYFSNRKTKAPIIKKLNVKIFYGDADSDITSAKEAGVRAIRILRSPLSTYKKKLSLGKFKEEILQNSAL